The Dreissena polymorpha isolate Duluth1 chromosome 10, UMN_Dpol_1.0, whole genome shotgun sequence genome includes a region encoding these proteins:
- the LOC127849015 gene encoding transcription intermediary factor 1-beta-like, protein MTANTTKNSISVPDEYLHVLCDPCRFSGKTTVAMKYCRDCNGHLCPNCVNTHIRVSNTKNHHMSYIINKKNNFVTTALTTTTADLVYGTAAQKALEAKCVDHGKPVVSFCALHDALCCRVCIGTGHRECKLQILSEAANGSRDGKEIRGIETVIKRLQARFEDIQRDKQTNLQHLGHQNDTFSGAIKTYRRTVNNVLDKLEQNLVKKQDRHFETKVEELRGCLKTCQSAISVLNGSLNKLDIATRQGDEQQLFMTIKKVQAITKRYEKIYADVDKLPRNYAFHFIPELSIEKFLKGVSELGKIKDESTTSNGLNAVPKTKGKRSPNDSGSDEKLMASVDLKSRQRSPRKTESPVKQLLKQPLGTDEFSVRYGCLSFDISF, encoded by the exons ATGACGGCCAACACCACTAAAAACTCAATCAGCGTCCCGGACGAGTACCTGCACGTGCTCTGCGATCCGTGCCGCTTCAGCGGAAAGACCACCGTGGCCATGAAGTACTGTCGCGACTGCAACGGACACTTGTGCCCGAACTGCGTGAACACGCACATCCGGGTCTCCAACACAAAGAACCACCACATGAGCTACATCATCAACAAGAAGAACAACTTCGTGACCACG GCGCTAACTACCACCACCGCCGACCTGGTCTACGGTACCGCCGCCCAGAAAGCCTTGGAGGCGAAGTGTGTCGACCATGGGAAGCCCGTCGTGTCGTTTTGTGCCCTGCACGACGCGCTTTGCTGCCGCGTGTGCATTGGGACTGGTCATCGAGAGTGTAAATTACAG ATCCTGTCGGAAGCTGCCAATGGAAGTCGAGATGGGAAGGAAATCCGGGGGATCGAAACGGTCATAAAACGGCTTCAAGCCCGTTTCGAGGACATACAGCGAGACAAGCAGACAAACCTACAACACCTGGGACATCAGAACGACACTTTTTCCGGGGCTATTAAAACCTACCGGAGAACAGTGAACAACGTGCTAGACAAGCTGGAGCAGAATCTGGTGAAA AAACAGGATCGCCATTTTGAAACCAAGGTGGAAGAGTTGAGAGGGTGTCTCAAGACGTGTCAGTCCGCCATCAGTGTACTGAATGGGTCGCTCAATAAGTTGGACATAGCTACGCGCCAAGGCGACGAACAACAGCTATTTATGACCATCAAAAAG GTTCAAGCTATCACCAAACGATATGAGAAGATATATGCAGACGTGGACAAGTTACCAAGGAACTACGCTTTCCATTTCATACCTGAG CTCTCCATAGAAAAGTTCCTAAAAGGCGTCTCAGAGCTCGGAAAAATCAAGGACGAAAGCACGACGTCTAACGGTCTCAACGCCGTCCCGAAAACCAAAGGAAAGAGGTCACCAAACGATTCCGGAAGTGACGAGAAACTAATGGCGTCCGTCGACTTAAAGAGCCGCCAGAGGTCGCCACGAAAGACCGAGTCACCTGTCAAGCAGCTTCTGAAGCAGCCGCTAGGCACAGACGAGTTTAGCGTTAGGTATGGATGCCTTTCATTCGATATTAGTTTTtga